In a genomic window of Zingiber officinale cultivar Zhangliang chromosome 9B, Zo_v1.1, whole genome shotgun sequence:
- the LOC122024251 gene encoding CSC1-like protein At4g35870 encodes MSLFLISLTMAAQSPAPDPDFPFSAWYGNIQYLLNISAAGAASCVLLFLLVKLRYDHRRFPGPSALGARLLAVYHATPAQIALHCGADAAQFLIVERASFFVLLAVSLITLLAAFPINLSGSVPLADPFARTTISHIHSGSPILWLHFLLAALIVFVSHLGISRMEDDLSVTRFRDGNGNPSESNSGSIAIFTMMVQGVPKSLASNKAPLEEFLQHRYPGKVYRVVVPFDLCTLEYLTLKWTNLQNEISWLETHMHSRSLLNDDDDGHESSQIYEHAWLRKAKEIWAMTSVKLGFTQEERFRKLQSLKLVLQNKLSEYKEGRAPGAGIAFVVFKDAYTANKAVRDLRSERKRRSIGQFVPVMELQLGRSRWRVERAPPAVDIYWNHLGLNKLSLRLRKIAVNACLLLMLLFFSSPLAIINAMSSAARIINAGAVDHANSWLNWLEGSSWFGALILQFLPNVLVFVSLYIVIPSALSYLSKFECHLTVSGEQRSAMLKMVCFFLVNLILLRAMVESTLENAILRMGRCYLDGEDCKQIEQYMSASFLTRSCLATLAFLITSTFLGISFDLLAPVPWMKNILKKFKKNDMVQLVPEQTVESTVEQNGVGNNLRMPLISEREGSLDLNGLEVHDLSVYPTSRSFHTPKQTFDFAQYYAFNLTIFTLTMIYSLFAPLVVPVGAIYFGYRYMVDKYNFLFVYRARGFPAGNDGKLIDRVSCIMHFCVVLFLLSMVFFFSVQGDFTKLQATFTLGLLFVYKVLPTKSDACRPALLEGIQTVDSFVDGPTDYEVFSNINLDWVIHESQS; translated from the coding sequence ATGAGCCTCTTCTTGATTTCTCTCACCATGGCCGCTCAATCGCCGGCGCCGGACCCCGACTTCCCATTCTCCGCATGGTACGGCAACATCCAGTACCTCCTCAACATCTCCGCCGCCGGAGCCGCCTCCTGCGTCCTCCTATTCCTACTCGTTAAGCTCCGCTACGACCACCGCCGCTTCCCTGGCCCCTCCGCGCTCGGTGCCAGGCTGCTCGCCGTCTACCACGCCACCCCCGCCCAAATCGCCCTCCACTGCGGCGCCGACGCTGCCCAGTTCCTCATCGTCGAGCGCGCCAGCTTCTTCGTCCTCCTCGCCGTCTCCCTCATAACTCTCCTCGCCGCTTTTCCCATCAACCTCTCTGGCTCCGTCCCTCTCGCCGACCCCTTCGCCCGGACTACCATTTCCCACATCCACTCCGGCTCTCCGATCCTATGGTTGCACTTCCTCCTCGCCGCCCTTATCGTTTTCGTTTCCCACCTTGGCATCTCGCGGATGGAGGATGACCTGAGTGTTACAAGATTCCGTGATGGCAACGGCAACCCCAGCGAATCCAATTCGGGCTCTATTGCAATCTTTACTATGATGGTGCAGGGTGTTCCCAAATCCCTAGCTTCCAACAAGGCCCCGCTCGAAGAGTTCCTCCAGCACCGGTATCCCGGTAAGGTGTATCGCGTGGTTGTGCCCTTTGATCTATGCACCCTGGAGTACCTCACCTTGAAATGGACCAACCTTCAGAATGAAATCTCATGGCTGGAAACTCACATGCACTCCCGATCACTATTGAACGACGACGATGATGGCCATGAAAGCAGCCAGATCTATGAGCATGCATGGTTGAGGAAGGCGAAAGAAATCTGGGCAATGACCTCTGTGAAATTAGGCTTCACGCAGGAAGAGAGATTCAGAAAGCTGCAAAGTTTGAAGTTGGTTCTGCAGAACAAGCTTTCAGAATACAAGGAAGGAAGGGCTCCTGGTGCTGGTATTGCATTTGTGGTCTTTAAGGATGCGTACACTGCCAATAAGGCAGTGAGGGACTTGAGATCGGAGCGGAAGAGAAGATCCATTGGCCAGTTCGTCCCTGTGATGGAGCTCCAGCTGGGGCGGAGCCGGTGGAGAGTTGAGAGGGCTCCTCCTGCTGTTGACATCTATTGGAATCATTTGGGCTTGAACAAGCTCTCATTGCGATTGAGGAAGATTGCTGTCAATGCTTGTCTACTCCTAATGCTTCTCTTTTTCAGTTCGCCGCTAGCAATCATCAATGCAATGAGCAGCGCTGCAAGGATAATCAATGCAGGGGCTGTTGATCATGCTAATTCATGGTTAAATTGGCTTGAGGGATCGAGCTGGTTTGGAGCTTTAATTCTTCAGTTCTTACCAAATGTCCTAGTCTTCGTAAGCTTGTATATAGTTATTCCATCTGCTCTTTCCTATCTTTCCAAATTTGAATGCCACCTTACTGTCTCTGGGGAGCAGAGATCCGCTATGCTAAAGATGGTTTGTTTCTTTTTGGTGAATCTCATTCTCTTGCGTGCTATGGTGGAATCCACACTCGAGAATGCAATCCTTCGAATGGGAAGGTGTTACTTGGATGGGGAAGATTGCAAGCAAATTGAACAGTATATGAGTGCTTCTTTCCTCACGAGATCATGCCTAGCCACCCTTGCATTTCTCATCACAAGTACCTTCCTGGGGATTTCCTTTGATTTACTAGCTCCAGTGCCTTGGATGAAGAATATTTTGAAGAAGTTTAAGAAGAATGACATGGTTCAATTAGTTCCAGAGCAAACTGTGGAGAGCACAGTAGAACAGAATGGTGTAGGCAATAATTTGAGGATGCCTCTCATTTCCGAGAGGGAAGGTAGTTTGGATTTGAATGGTCTCGAGGTACACGATCTTTCTGTGTACCCTACAAGCAGGAGTTTCCACACGCCAAAGCAGACATTCGACTTTGCGCAATATTATGCATTTAATCTCACAATTTTCACACTCACCATGATCTATTCCTTGTTCGCTCCACTTGTGGTTCCTGTAGGTGCAATCTACTTTGGCTACCGGTACATGGTGGACAAATACAACTTCTTATTTGTATACAGAGCTCGAGGCTTCCCTGCTGGTAATGACGGAAAGCTAATTGACAGGGTCTCATGCATTATGCATTTCTGCGTGGTGTTGTTCCTTCTCTCGATGGTATTTTTCTTCTCCGTCCAGGGTGACTTTACAAAGCTGCAAGCCACATTTACACTAGGGTTGTTGTTCGTCTACAAAGTGCTCCCAACAAAAAGTGATGCATGCCGGCCAGCTTTATTGGAAGGAATTCAGACAGTCGATAGCTTTGTAGATGGTCCAACTGATTATGAGGTTTTCTCAAACATCAACCTTGATTGGGTTATTCATGAATCACAATCATAA
- the LOC122024252 gene encoding NEP1-interacting protein 1-like gives MDSLSSSSEERESLISYRRVASEVFARAIGITLTFVVVLVGSIAGAITGALTGFAGSESGLVRSSAIGAISGAVFSIEVVQSSLDLWNSRESGIWTLLYLLDIVSSLARGRLVTEKVGPAVRSAIQRHTRALSFESLDLFESGATIMGMPLEEVEKLPKCKTSAKDSVDASGEKIGCSVCLQELEVGELARRLPRCQHMFHLPCIDSWLIRHASCPLCRRDI, from the exons ATggattccctttcttcttcttccgaggAAAGAGAGAGTTTAATTAGTTACAGAAGGGTGGCCTCCGAGGTGTTTGCAAGAGCGATTGGTATCACTCTCACTTTTGTCGTCGTACTCG TTGGATCAATTGCAGGGGCCATCACCGGAGCTCTGACAGGCTTTGCCGGCTCTGAGAGTGGTCTTGTGCGAAGCTCTGCAATTGGAGCCATTTCAGGTGCTGTCTTCTCCATTGAAGTGGTCCAATCCTCTCTTGACTTGTGGAACTCCAGGGAATCAGGCATTTGGACCCTTCTCTATCTG CTCGACATAGTCTCTAGCCTCGCGAGAGGAAGACTAGTTACGGAAAAGGTTGGACCAGCAGTGCGGAGTGCAATCCAGCGTCAT ACGAGAGCTCTGAGTTTTGAGAGTCTCGATTTGTTTGAGTCTGGTGCCACAATAATGGGCATGCCCCTCGAGGAGGTTGAGAAGCTGCCCAAGTGTAAAACTAGTGCCAAAGACAGTGTCGATGCATCAGGGGAGAAGATTGGTTGCTCAGTGTGTCTGCAG gaaCTGGAAGTGGGAGAATTGGCTAGGAGACTGCCAAGATGTCAACACATGTTTCATCTGCCATGCATCGACAGTTGGCTCATAAGGCATGCCTCTTGTCCCTTGTGCAGAAGGGATATTTGA